The Lacrimispora xylanolytica genome has a segment encoding these proteins:
- a CDS encoding GH36-type glycosyl hydrolase domain-containing protein, producing the protein MENYEFFNGFGGFVCDGREYEILLDGNNRPPAPWINVISNKDFGFQISESGAGFTWSINSRENKLTPWSNDPVSDRAGEAIYIMDEITGEVMTPMSLGRSDRGIYRVRHGFGYSRFLHEESMVEQELTVFCPLHESLKLWNLTLKNHSDKVKYLSLTYYVEWVLGTQREQTDPYILTSYDNEHEYLYAKNIYTMNFQNNYAYLFSNETIVGYTGDRQEFLGQKGSIREPRGAEVKLTFNTGVCYDSCGAIQVSIAIQPQESKTVVFGLGQSSSLNEINQIRNRYRDVTASQKELEDVRAHWDKLLGTIQVKTKDRAVDIMVNGWLLYQTVSCRIQARAGFYQCGGAYGYRDQLQDTLSLVFTDPGILRSQILIACSRQFEEGDVQHWWHPPMGIGVRTRISDDLLWLPYCTAAYIQNTGDYSILKETVPYIKGPVLKEDQHDVMFTPEVSKQSGSVYEHCKKTIERTFFGEHGLPLMGGGDWNDGMNEVGIQGKGESVWLAWFLYTVLGDFIPLCKQEGEEAYGQELEQKRETLLKSIEEHAWDGEWYLRAFYDDGSKLGSKENDECRIDSISQSWSVISKGAREERARTAMQSAWRYLVREEDALSLLLAPPFHKTNKNPGYIKNYIPGIRENGGQYTHAAVWLAIATAMQHDYDMAQTLFTILNPIYITQKKKEVLRYEKEPYVMTADISLSPPYTGRGGWSWYTGSAGWMYQGLLNWFLGIRKEGNELVIDPATPADFGDFTIEYKYGSSYYEIRVESRSKGKLTTESIILDDKPIQGNRIILEDDGEKHFIMV; encoded by the coding sequence ATGGAAAATTATGAGTTTTTTAATGGCTTTGGAGGATTTGTCTGTGATGGCAGAGAATATGAGATTCTGCTGGATGGAAATAACAGGCCGCCGGCACCCTGGATTAATGTGATCTCAAACAAGGACTTTGGTTTCCAGATATCGGAGTCGGGGGCAGGCTTTACCTGGAGCATTAACAGCCGGGAGAATAAGCTTACACCCTGGTCCAACGACCCGGTCAGTGACAGGGCGGGGGAGGCAATCTATATTATGGATGAAATAACCGGAGAGGTAATGACGCCTATGTCTCTGGGAAGATCTGACAGAGGCATATACCGGGTAAGACATGGGTTTGGATACAGCCGGTTTCTTCATGAGGAATCAATGGTTGAGCAGGAGCTGACTGTATTTTGCCCTCTTCATGAATCATTAAAACTATGGAACTTAACCCTTAAGAATCATTCAGATAAAGTGAAATATTTAAGCCTGACCTATTATGTAGAGTGGGTGCTGGGAACCCAAAGAGAGCAGACCGACCCCTATATTCTCACCTCCTATGACAATGAACATGAATATTTGTACGCAAAAAATATCTACACCATGAACTTCCAAAATAACTATGCCTACCTGTTTTCCAATGAGACAATTGTGGGTTATACCGGAGACAGACAGGAGTTTCTGGGACAAAAGGGCAGTATCAGAGAACCAAGGGGAGCAGAAGTCAAGCTCACCTTCAATACAGGAGTGTGTTATGACTCCTGCGGCGCAATACAGGTATCCATAGCAATTCAGCCTCAGGAAAGTAAAACGGTGGTATTTGGACTGGGACAGAGCAGTAGCTTAAATGAGATCAATCAAATCAGAAACAGATATAGAGATGTGACCGCGTCACAAAAAGAACTGGAAGATGTCAGAGCCCACTGGGACAAATTATTAGGAACCATTCAGGTTAAGACAAAGGACCGGGCAGTTGATATCATGGTTAATGGCTGGCTGCTCTATCAGACAGTATCCTGCCGGATTCAGGCAAGAGCAGGATTTTATCAATGCGGTGGAGCTTATGGATACCGGGATCAGCTTCAGGATACCCTTTCTCTGGTTTTTACCGATCCGGGTATTTTGCGCAGTCAGATTCTCATAGCCTGCAGCAGACAGTTTGAGGAAGGAGATGTCCAGCATTGGTGGCATCCTCCTATGGGAATCGGGGTGAGGACACGAATCTCCGATGACTTGCTTTGGCTGCCTTATTGTACTGCTGCTTATATTCAAAACACTGGAGATTATTCGATTTTAAAAGAAACAGTGCCTTATATTAAAGGTCCGGTACTAAAGGAGGATCAGCATGATGTCATGTTTACTCCTGAAGTATCGAAACAATCCGGAAGCGTTTATGAACATTGTAAAAAAACGATTGAGCGGACATTTTTCGGAGAGCATGGACTTCCCCTCATGGGCGGAGGCGATTGGAATGACGGTATGAATGAGGTGGGAATACAGGGAAAGGGCGAAAGTGTATGGCTTGCCTGGTTTTTGTATACCGTATTAGGGGATTTTATTCCCTTATGCAAACAGGAAGGGGAAGAAGCCTACGGACAGGAACTGGAGCAGAAACGGGAAACTCTGCTGAAAAGCATTGAAGAACATGCCTGGGATGGGGAATGGTATCTGCGTGCCTTTTATGACGACGGCTCGAAGCTTGGATCAAAGGAAAATGATGAATGTAGAATTGATTCCATCAGCCAGTCCTGGAGTGTAATCTCAAAAGGAGCCCGTGAAGAGCGTGCCAGGACCGCAATGCAGTCGGCATGGCGTTATCTGGTACGGGAGGAGGATGCCCTTTCCTTACTTCTTGCTCCTCCTTTTCATAAAACAAATAAAAATCCGGGCTATATTAAAAATTATATTCCAGGCATCCGGGAAAATGGAGGTCAGTATACTCATGCAGCGGTGTGGCTTGCAATAGCAACAGCAATGCAGCACGATTATGACATGGCACAGACATTGTTCACCATTCTTAACCCCATTTATATTACACAAAAAAAGAAAGAGGTTCTTCGTTATGAAAAAGAACCTTATGTGATGACCGCTGATATATCATTAAGTCCGCCTTATACTGGAAGGGGTGGCTGGAGCTGGTATACCGGTTCTGCTGGCTGGATGTATCAGGGGCTGTTAAACTGGTTTCTGGGGATACGAAAAGAGGGGAATGAACTGGTGATTGATCCGGCAACGCCTGCAGATTTCGGAGATTTTACCATTGAATATAAATATGGAAGCTCTTACTACGAAATTAGGGTTGAGAGCAGAAGCAAGGGGAAACTGACAACAGAATCCATTATTTTAGACGATAAGCCGATTCAGGGAAACAGAATTATACTGGAAGATGATGGAGAAAAGCATTTTATCATGGTTTGA
- a CDS encoding HDIG domain-containing metalloprotein produces MSDKEYRKEQFLKIDEHLLHDNYPSEYLEQISGEPWFSDYPFSMLLKLKDTPQSKRYHPEGSVWAHTMMVVNEAAKRKRESKAERTLMWAALLHDIGKPGTTKIKREKITSYNHDFEGEQLTEDFLSCFTGDVSWIKSVAKLVKYHMHILYVTEKLPFGDAGKMKQETDVNEVALLGLCDRIGRGNSDPDYEKDIIRQFQKMMLK; encoded by the coding sequence ATGTCAGACAAAGAATATAGAAAAGAGCAGTTTCTTAAGATAGATGAGCACCTGCTCCATGATAACTATCCATCCGAATATCTGGAACAAATCAGCGGGGAACCGTGGTTTTCCGATTATCCGTTTTCCATGCTGTTAAAACTAAAGGACACACCCCAGTCAAAACGCTACCATCCGGAAGGCAGTGTGTGGGCTCATACGATGATGGTGGTAAATGAAGCAGCAAAGCGGAAACGGGAGAGCAAAGCGGAACGAACCCTGATGTGGGCAGCTCTGCTTCATGATATTGGCAAACCGGGGACCACAAAAATAAAGAGAGAAAAAATCACCTCCTATAATCATGATTTTGAGGGAGAACAGCTGACAGAAGATTTTTTGTCCTGTTTTACTGGTGACGTTTCCTGGATTAAGTCAGTGGCTAAGCTGGTCAAGTATCATATGCACATTTTGTATGTTACGGAAAAACTTCCATTTGGAGATGCCGGTAAAATGAAACAGGAGACGGATGTGAATGAAGTTGCCCTGCTGGGGCTTTGTGACCGTATTGGCAGGGGAAATAGTGATCCGGATTATGAAAAGGATATAATAAGACAATTTCAGAAAATGATGTTAAAATAA
- a CDS encoding FAD:protein FMN transferase: MTEHTKIIYLMGTKISLYVKGNNSEILLKKAEDILIHYNEVFSANREDSQLSMLKKRAAFSPQKVDEQLYELIKTGKKHSLSEGSYLNIAIGPLIKLWRIGFAEAHVPEQEAIENVLELLNPDNIQLDDEAKTVYFLKDGMEIDLGGIAKGYFADKVMDFFQKNGAVSAKVDMGGNVLVFGESPSHEDEWNVGIQNPFLPRGNAAAIVKVKDQSVVTSGIYERVLEKEGSKYHHIFDSKTGYPIKSDIASLTIIADTSLDCDIYTTKLFGYDAISIIHMVNERKDMGAIVITKDGHLACTDNLMGKIYPFQKTDS, encoded by the coding sequence ATGACTGAACATACAAAAATAATATATCTTATGGGCACTAAAATCTCCCTCTATGTTAAGGGAAACAATTCTGAGATTCTGTTAAAAAAAGCTGAGGACATATTGATTCATTATAACGAAGTCTTTAGTGCCAATCGTGAGGACTCCCAGCTTTCCATGTTGAAAAAAAGAGCTGCATTCTCTCCACAAAAGGTGGATGAACAGCTTTATGAACTGATAAAAACAGGAAAAAAGCATAGTCTTAGTGAAGGTTCTTATTTAAATATTGCAATTGGCCCATTGATAAAGCTATGGAGAATCGGTTTTGCCGAAGCGCATGTACCTGAACAAGAAGCCATTGAGAATGTGCTGGAGCTGTTAAATCCTGATAATATACAACTGGACGATGAAGCTAAAACCGTATATTTCTTAAAGGATGGTATGGAAATAGACCTTGGAGGAATTGCAAAGGGATATTTTGCGGATAAAGTCATGGATTTCTTTCAGAAAAATGGAGCTGTCTCTGCTAAGGTGGATATGGGAGGCAATGTTCTTGTTTTTGGAGAATCCCCGTCCCATGAGGACGAGTGGAACGTAGGAATTCAAAATCCGTTTTTACCTAGAGGAAATGCGGCCGCCATCGTTAAAGTAAAAGACCAATCCGTTGTAACATCAGGCATATACGAAAGAGTGCTTGAAAAGGAAGGCAGCAAATACCACCATATATTTGACAGCAAAACAGGTTATCCCATAAAAAGCGATATCGCTTCTCTCACAATCATTGCAGATACCTCTCTGGACTGTGATATCTACACGACAAAATTGTTTGGATACGATGCGATCTCTATCATCCACATGGTCAATGAACGGAAGGATATGGGCGCTATTGTGATAACAAAAGATGGACATCTGGCCTGTACCGATAATCTTATGGGAAAAATATATCCATTTCAAAAGACAGACTCTTAA
- a CDS encoding LysR family transcriptional regulator produces the protein MSKFSSQDILYYIDAILKYSNYSKAAKSLYISQPYLTQVIKRVEGELNCELITRNKLPYRLTEQGKIYYQYLTSLENKYAKLLKDISDVSDMDRTVIRIGVLPSLGTYLLPLFIPEFLDMHPNCRIELTEVLPEKSERLTQNNELDFWIGQNSRNISPNLNSVSWGRHRYRAVIPRCCDLYQENVAVIPEGTIDISKLLCQRLVLTSKGSAIRKQIDQLLNVYKVEPNIIMESTDINTVLKLATGNLGLAIIPESVYVKECPTKYNIYPIPIDELSLDYFIAYHTERILTKIDNDLIDAFLTHGQDETSIGD, from the coding sequence ATGTCTAAATTCTCCTCTCAGGACATCCTGTATTATATTGATGCCATTTTAAAATATAGCAATTACAGTAAGGCTGCCAAATCCCTTTATATTTCCCAGCCCTATCTGACGCAGGTGATTAAACGTGTGGAAGGCGAGTTAAACTGTGAGCTGATTACCCGCAACAAACTGCCTTATCGATTGACCGAGCAGGGGAAGATATATTATCAGTATTTGACTTCCTTGGAAAATAAATACGCAAAGCTTCTTAAGGATATCTCCGATGTTTCGGATATGGACAGAACGGTCATAAGGATAGGGGTACTGCCAAGCCTTGGCACCTACCTTCTGCCTCTTTTTATCCCGGAATTTTTGGACATGCATCCTAACTGCAGAATTGAGCTTACGGAGGTTCTGCCGGAAAAAAGTGAGAGGCTTACTCAAAACAATGAATTGGATTTCTGGATCGGACAAAACTCCAGAAACATATCACCTAACCTAAACTCCGTCAGCTGGGGCAGACACAGATACCGGGCCGTAATTCCCCGCTGCTGTGATCTTTATCAGGAAAATGTTGCTGTTATTCCAGAGGGAACCATCGACATAAGTAAACTCTTATGCCAAAGACTGGTGCTGACCTCTAAGGGTTCTGCCATCAGAAAACAGATTGATCAGCTATTAAACGTTTATAAGGTGGAACCCAATATTATTATGGAAAGCACTGATATCAATACTGTACTTAAGCTGGCGACTGGTAATCTGGGACTTGCCATTATACCGGAAAGTGTATACGTTAAGGAATGTCCCACTAAATACAATATATATCCCATTCCCATTGATGAGCTGAGCTTAGATTATTTTATAGCATATCACACGGAACGAATACTGACCAAGATTGATAATGACCTGATTGATGCCTTTTTAACTCATGGGCAGGACGAAACCTCGATAGGAGACTGA
- a CDS encoding NADPH-dependent FMN reductase, with product MKYLAIVGTNSDVSTNRMLLQFMQKHFSGEAEIEVYEIKDLPAFMEPEDSEVPEKVAELSDKILSADGVIIATPEYDHAIPAVLKSALEWISYTSQALTDKPVLIVGASHGTLGSSRAQAHLRQILDSPELAARIMPSSEFLLGKSQGAFDNSGNLIYEDKLSELDEIFREFVLFTDITSKLLEEKVLNKKVKKYTWQE from the coding sequence ATGAAATATTTAGCAATCGTAGGCACCAATTCAGATGTGTCAACCAATCGTATGCTGCTTCAATTTATGCAAAAGCATTTTTCTGGTGAAGCGGAGATTGAAGTATATGAAATTAAGGATTTACCTGCCTTTATGGAACCGGAAGATTCTGAAGTTCCTGAAAAGGTGGCAGAGTTATCTGATAAAATTTTAAGCGCTGATGGAGTCATTATAGCGACCCCAGAGTATGATCATGCCATCCCGGCAGTGTTAAAAAGTGCTCTTGAATGGATTAGTTACACGAGTCAGGCACTTACGGACAAGCCTGTTTTAATCGTAGGAGCATCTCATGGTACTCTTGGTTCCTCCAGAGCACAGGCCCATTTAAGACAAATACTTGATTCCCCTGAGCTTGCAGCCAGAATTATGCCAAGCAGTGAGTTCCTGTTAGGAAAATCACAGGGCGCTTTTGATAATTCAGGCAATCTTATCTATGAAGATAAATTGTCAGAGCTTGATGAAATTTTCAGAGAGTTTGTTCTGTTTACGGATATCACATCAAAGCTTCTGGAAGAGAAAGTTTTGAATAAAAAAGTGAAAAAATACACTTGGCAAGAGTAG
- a CDS encoding flavocytochrome c: protein MKFIAIVGTNAKKSYNRKLLQFMKKHFESKADIEILDITDVPMFNQSDNQSYGPVLQMFNDKITECDGVIMATPEYNHSIPSSLKSLIEWLSFDLHPLAGKPVMIVGASLGTQGSSRAQLHLRQILDAPGVDANVMPGYEFLLGSADKAFDEAGNLSNEGTIDFLEICFLRFMRFAKIANQLNVEEEFSFEPGEYEVSAIGHSGSLPMKVSFSEKRIESIKIDTEGETEGIADVVFVRIPDKILEGQTLNVDALSGASETSNAVIDGVAKAVKLAGVNPDILKRRPKPASSRIREDEEYTCDVVVVGGGGAGLSAAATALQNGSSVIVLEKYPAVGGNTIRSGGPVNAADPEWQSKFDENPGERHTIESLLNTDEKEIHAEYLEDFRALKEEFAAYQKKFGTEKGHLFDSPLLHRMQTYFGGKRTDLEGNTIYGQYDLVKIMTDRALESVNWLEEIGVEYDKSIVFAPVGALWRRGHKPVKSYGTAFILALHKYVEENSGKIITDSPVKELIIENGEIKGVIATGVNGQKITVYAKAVVLASGGFGANTKMLKEYNTYWSNIDDDIRTTNSYAMTGDGIVLGKSAGAALTGMGFTQMMPVSDPDTGELFSGLQVPPENFVIVNREGKRFVNEFSGRDVLTKAAIDQGSLFYLIADDEIKKTAANTSQEKIDRQVEAGTLFRADTIEELAVKVGMDPAVLKDTVNKYNSYVDAGFDPEFHKDTFSLKVEKAPFYATPRKPAVHHTMGGLRIDTNARVLDENGQPIKHLYAAGEVAGGIHAGNRLGGNALTDIFTFGRIAGKTAVDEMK from the coding sequence ATGAAATTTATAGCTATTGTTGGAACGAATGCAAAAAAATCCTATAACCGTAAACTCCTTCAGTTTATGAAAAAGCACTTTGAATCAAAGGCAGATATAGAAATACTTGATATTACAGATGTTCCTATGTTTAATCAGTCTGATAATCAGTCTTACGGTCCTGTATTACAGATGTTCAATGACAAGATTACGGAATGCGATGGTGTTATTATGGCTACTCCTGAATATAATCATTCCATCCCATCCAGTCTTAAAAGCTTGATTGAATGGTTGAGCTTTGACCTTCATCCCCTTGCAGGAAAACCAGTGATGATCGTTGGTGCTTCTCTTGGAACCCAGGGTTCCTCCCGTGCACAGCTCCATCTTCGTCAGATCCTTGATGCACCGGGTGTGGATGCCAATGTAATGCCAGGCTATGAGTTCTTACTTGGCAGCGCGGATAAGGCATTTGATGAAGCTGGTAACTTAAGCAATGAGGGAACCATAGATTTCCTTGAGATATGCTTCCTTCGGTTTATGCGTTTTGCAAAAATTGCAAATCAGCTGAATGTGGAAGAGGAATTCTCCTTTGAACCGGGTGAATATGAGGTAAGTGCAATCGGTCACAGCGGAAGTCTTCCAATGAAGGTATCCTTTAGTGAGAAACGAATTGAAAGTATAAAGATTGATACCGAGGGTGAGACAGAAGGTATCGCCGATGTTGTATTTGTAAGAATACCAGATAAAATTCTGGAAGGACAGACTTTAAATGTAGATGCCCTCTCCGGTGCATCAGAGACCAGCAATGCAGTTATTGATGGTGTGGCAAAAGCCGTAAAGCTTGCCGGAGTCAACCCTGATATTCTTAAGAGACGTCCAAAACCTGCCAGCAGCCGTATCAGAGAAGACGAAGAGTATACTTGTGATGTAGTTGTAGTAGGCGGAGGCGGTGCTGGTTTAAGTGCGGCTGCTACCGCATTACAGAATGGTTCCAGTGTCATTGTTCTTGAGAAATATCCTGCAGTGGGTGGTAACACCATTCGTTCCGGTGGTCCTGTCAATGCCGCAGATCCAGAGTGGCAGAGTAAGTTTGATGAAAACCCAGGAGAGAGACATACCATTGAGTCATTGCTAAATACGGATGAGAAGGAGATCCATGCAGAGTATCTGGAGGATTTCCGGGCTCTGAAAGAAGAATTTGCTGCTTACCAGAAAAAGTTTGGCACTGAAAAAGGCCATTTATTTGACTCCCCTCTTCTTCACAGAATGCAGACCTACTTTGGAGGCAAACGAACAGACTTAGAAGGCAACACCATATACGGACAGTATGATCTGGTAAAAATAATGACAGACAGAGCGTTAGAGAGCGTTAACTGGCTGGAGGAAATCGGCGTTGAATATGATAAGAGCATCGTATTTGCTCCTGTTGGTGCATTATGGCGCCGTGGTCATAAACCTGTAAAAAGCTATGGTACTGCATTTATCCTGGCTCTTCATAAATACGTTGAGGAGAACTCCGGAAAGATCATCACTGACAGCCCGGTAAAGGAATTAATTATTGAAAACGGTGAAATCAAAGGCGTCATAGCAACTGGTGTCAATGGCCAGAAGATTACGGTCTACGCAAAAGCAGTTGTTCTTGCAAGCGGTGGCTTTGGTGCCAATACAAAGATGCTGAAAGAGTATAACACCTACTGGAGCAATATTGACGATGATATAAGAACCACCAATTCCTATGCCATGACTGGTGATGGAATCGTCCTTGGTAAAAGCGCAGGAGCAGCGCTTACTGGAATGGGCTTTACACAGATGATGCCTGTATCTGATCCTGATACCGGCGAGTTATTCAGCGGACTTCAGGTACCACCGGAAAACTTCGTAATCGTCAATCGGGAAGGAAAACGATTCGTCAATGAATTTTCCGGAAGAGATGTGTTAACAAAAGCTGCCATTGACCAGGGTAGTTTGTTCTACCTGATCGCTGATGATGAGATAAAGAAAACAGCAGCTAACACCAGTCAGGAAAAGATTGACCGTCAGGTAGAAGCCGGCACCTTATTCAGAGCTGATACCATAGAAGAGCTGGCAGTGAAAGTCGGTATGGATCCGGCAGTTCTTAAGGATACGGTTAATAAATACAATTCCTATGTTGACGCGGGTTTTGACCCTGAGTTCCATAAGGACACCTTCAGCTTAAAGGTGGAGAAGGCTCCATTCTATGCAACTCCAAGAAAGCCAGCGGTTCACCATACCATGGGCGGACTTAGAATTGATACAAACGCCCGTGTATTAGATGAAAATGGCCAGCCAATCAAACATCTTTATGCAGCCGGAGAAGTTGCTGGAGGTATCCATGCAGGCAACCGTCTTGGCGGTAATGCGTTAACTGATATCTTTACCTTCGGACGAATTGCAGGAAAAACCGCTGTAGATGAAATGAAATAA
- a CDS encoding jacalin-like lectin — protein sequence MTKHRSKIRNMALFALTAVLMTGNSVSAFGGTGNQQSGTFRILTYNIGGLPSMFSSSGDPKNYIPQIGAKLHAYDLIHVQEDFNYHAALYANDTHPYRTPTSGGAGIGDGMNFLSSFPYEDMDRETWTDRYGLIGNGSDELTPKGFMYNQVKIADGVYVDVYNLHADADTDPKSQAARRSNLSQLATYIEEYSKGHAVIVFGDTNCRYTRADDNLKALFVDRLGMKDVWIEKIRNGDYPQMGADALLGVSGSTSPDNEVVDKIFYRSGNGVTLTPSSYKVENTYFTDSAGNQLSDHYGISSEFSYTTDSRLTYSNLWGGSGGIAFNFLRSMAPLDSKPVSVSIRGDNRVDAVSMTYADGTVLRNGGTGGTEKTLALDSDEYITKAVIYKNAYNKGDRIFYLELTTSKGRVLANGVKSGTSLTLTAPQGTYLAGFFGRGEANVDKLGAIWRTIGSR from the coding sequence ATGACGAAACACAGGAGTAAAATAAGAAATATGGCTCTATTTGCACTGACAGCCGTTCTCATGACCGGTAATTCTGTTTCCGCTTTTGGAGGTACCGGCAACCAGCAATCAGGTACCTTTCGCATCCTCACTTATAACATTGGGGGTCTGCCATCCATGTTCTCCAGCAGCGGAGATCCAAAGAATTACATTCCCCAGATAGGAGCTAAGCTCCATGCCTATGATTTAATTCATGTGCAAGAGGACTTTAATTATCATGCAGCCCTTTATGCAAACGACACTCATCCATACAGGACTCCAACCTCAGGTGGGGCAGGAATTGGAGATGGCATGAATTTCTTATCCAGCTTTCCCTATGAAGATATGGACCGGGAGACATGGACGGATCGTTACGGGCTCATTGGCAACGGCAGCGATGAGCTGACACCAAAAGGATTCATGTACAATCAGGTGAAAATCGCAGACGGAGTTTATGTGGATGTTTATAACCTTCATGCTGATGCAGATACGGATCCAAAATCCCAGGCTGCAAGACGCAGCAATTTGTCTCAGCTGGCCACATACATAGAGGAATATTCCAAAGGACATGCAGTCATCGTTTTCGGTGATACCAACTGTCGCTATACGAGAGCGGATGATAACTTAAAAGCCCTGTTCGTAGACCGGCTGGGAATGAAAGATGTGTGGATTGAAAAAATTAGAAATGGAGATTATCCGCAGATGGGAGCAGATGCACTCCTTGGAGTCTCAGGTTCTACAAGTCCTGACAATGAGGTGGTGGATAAGATTTTTTACCGCAGCGGCAACGGGGTGACCCTGACCCCATCGTCTTATAAGGTTGAGAATACATATTTCACCGACTCAGCCGGAAACCAGCTGTCGGATCATTACGGGATCAGCAGTGAATTTTCGTATACCACTGACAGCCGTCTCACCTACAGTAATTTATGGGGAGGATCCGGCGGCATTGCCTTTAATTTCTTAAGAAGTATGGCGCCCTTAGATAGTAAGCCAGTTTCTGTATCCATACGTGGAGATAACCGGGTGGATGCCGTCTCCATGACTTATGCAGATGGGACCGTACTAAGGAATGGAGGAACCGGAGGAACAGAAAAAACACTGGCTCTGGATTCGGATGAGTATATCACGAAAGCCGTCATATATAAAAACGCCTATAACAAAGGGGATCGGATCTTCTATCTGGAGCTGACCACAAGCAAAGGACGTGTGTTAGCGAACGGTGTAAAAAGCGGAACTTCCCTTACGTTAACGGCTCCTCAGGGAACGTATCTTGCAGGCTTTTTTGGACGAGGGGAAGCCAATGTGGATAAACTGGGAGCAATCTGGCGAACCATAGGGTCCAGATAA
- a CDS encoding ArsR/SmtB family transcription factor: MNNNIEHYTEAAELLKVLAHPVRLCMVNGLLEKGECNVSFMQACLKTPQSTVSQHIQKLKASGIIEGRREGLEIYYRIKDQRVAELMKLLV; encoded by the coding sequence ATGAATAATAACATCGAACATTATACAGAGGCAGCGGAGCTGTTAAAGGTGCTTGCCCATCCGGTCCGTTTATGCATGGTCAACGGATTATTGGAAAAAGGAGAATGCAACGTAAGCTTTATGCAGGCATGTCTTAAAACGCCTCAGTCCACCGTATCCCAGCACATACAGAAATTAAAGGCTTCCGGGATTATAGAGGGCCGAAGGGAAGGACTTGAAATTTATTACCGGATCAAGGACCAGAGAGTGGCAGAGCTGATGAAGCTGCTGGTGTAG